The proteins below come from a single Faecalibaculum rodentium genomic window:
- a CDS encoding AAA family ATPase — MLKQFNFKNFLSFDEDEGRTNELSLIGSRVRRHPEQTIKAGDVSLLKAALIYGANGSGKSNLIKAIQFMKACVLRGVPADTAGLYDRTSRRNQNMPSYFEMEILLDGICYCYGFELLLASGSVLCEWLIRKNTSGETVLFERSTDKGTFRVGGELEQSNTKDTLGKYLEDFQTDQDILLLHVMNRTLKSVLKRNEKLRVFEDLFLWYARDLNVIWPETSFTNYFQLIEHNPTSALESWLQAFDTGITRIDHRKVTYDQISSRLRPEEAQVFRKALDESRTRCHKDPAMKAQALFRTRNDMYLCHLTAETEKFVQLVFVHQGKEGDVEFTLADESEGTIRILDLLDVLLSEEEKVFVIDELDRCLHPNLVYRFVKLFLRKSGCRSQLICTTHESALLDFDLVRRDEIWFINKNREGNSHLYSMEEYNERFDKVIEKAYREGRYGGVPVFHSVFPFEGEEPG, encoded by the coding sequence ATGCTGAAACAGTTCAATTTCAAAAACTTTCTTTCTTTTGATGAAGATGAAGGCCGTACCAATGAGCTGTCCCTGATAGGCAGCCGGGTCCGCAGACATCCGGAGCAAACCATAAAAGCTGGAGATGTTTCACTTCTGAAGGCTGCTCTGATATATGGTGCCAATGGATCAGGGAAATCCAATCTGATTAAAGCGATTCAGTTCATGAAAGCATGCGTTCTTCGTGGCGTCCCTGCGGATACGGCGGGATTGTATGACAGAACCAGCCGCAGAAACCAAAACATGCCCAGTTATTTTGAGATGGAAATCCTGCTGGATGGAATCTGCTACTGCTATGGATTTGAATTACTTCTGGCTTCCGGTTCCGTTTTATGTGAGTGGCTGATCAGAAAAAACACCAGTGGGGAAACGGTGTTGTTTGAACGGTCAACAGATAAAGGGACTTTCCGTGTGGGAGGTGAACTGGAGCAGTCAAATACGAAGGATACACTGGGAAAGTATCTGGAGGATTTTCAGACAGATCAGGATATTCTTCTGTTGCACGTAATGAACCGGACACTGAAATCGGTTCTGAAAAGAAATGAGAAACTGCGGGTTTTTGAAGATCTTTTCCTGTGGTATGCCAGGGACCTCAATGTGATCTGGCCAGAGACCAGCTTCACCAATTACTTTCAGTTGATTGAACATAACCCGACTTCCGCTCTGGAATCCTGGCTCCAGGCTTTTGACACCGGGATTACGAGAATTGATCATCGGAAAGTTACATATGACCAGATTAGTTCCCGTCTCAGGCCCGAAGAAGCCCAGGTGTTTCGAAAGGCTCTGGATGAATCCCGGACCAGATGTCATAAAGATCCTGCAATGAAAGCCCAGGCTCTGTTTCGAACCCGCAATGACATGTATTTATGCCATTTGACAGCCGAAACGGAAAAATTCGTACAGCTGGTTTTTGTCCATCAGGGAAAGGAAGGAGATGTAGAATTCACACTGGCAGATGAATCCGAAGGGACTATCAGAATACTGGATCTGCTGGATGTGCTTCTATCTGAGGAAGAGAAAGTGTTTGTGATTGACGAACTGGACCGCTGCCTGCATCCAAATCTTGTATATCGGTTCGTCAAACTGTTTTTGAGAAAATCCGGCTGTAGATCGCAGCTGATTTGCACCACTCATGAATCTGCACTGTTGGATTTTGATCTTGTACGCAGAGATGAAATCTGGTTCATCAATAAAAACAGGGAAGGTAATTCTCATCTGTATTCCATGGAGGAGTACAATGAGCGGTTTGACAAGGTAATTGAGAAAGCGTACCGGGAAGGCAGGTATGGTGGTGTACCGGTGTTCCATTCAGTATTTCCCTTTGAGGGCGAAGAACCGGGATGA
- the ftsZ gene encoding cell division protein FtsZ, whose amino-acid sequence MPEFNQVADIKVFGVGGGGSNAVNRMVSDGVRGVDFFIANTDVQVMKNSPSDNKIVLGEKTTKGLGAGGNPEIGRKAAEESEGEIREAIQGADMVFITAGMGGGTGTGAAPLVAKIAKEEGALTVGVVTRPFTFEGRRRANSAAEGIDELKKYVDSLIVVSNDNLLEVLGRKPIEEAFQAADNVLRQGVQTISDLIAVPALVNLDFADVRSVMQNQGRALIGIGMADGEDKAIVAAEKAIQSPLLESSIQGAKSAIINITGGDKVSFYDAQNAVAVIQDAAGGDVDCIFGIAINEQLGDSIIVTVIATGFDDAPEKAGGKKRRSQHTAAEPQLFTKPTIQTPGNPGVVTSVEDGNAAGQDDQIPNFFFNR is encoded by the coding sequence ATGCCAGAATTCAATCAAGTAGCGGATATCAAAGTCTTTGGTGTCGGCGGCGGCGGAAGCAATGCGGTCAACCGCATGGTCTCCGACGGTGTCCGGGGTGTGGACTTCTTTATTGCGAACACCGATGTGCAGGTGATGAAGAACTCTCCCTCCGACAACAAAATCGTGCTGGGTGAAAAAACCACGAAGGGTCTGGGTGCCGGCGGCAACCCGGAAATCGGCCGCAAGGCAGCCGAGGAGAGCGAAGGAGAAATCCGTGAAGCGATCCAGGGCGCAGACATGGTGTTCATTACAGCCGGCATGGGTGGCGGAACCGGTACGGGTGCCGCACCGCTGGTTGCCAAGATTGCCAAGGAAGAAGGCGCGCTGACTGTCGGTGTTGTGACACGTCCCTTCACATTTGAAGGCCGGCGCCGCGCCAACAGCGCCGCAGAGGGCATCGATGAACTGAAGAAATACGTGGATTCTCTGATCGTGGTGTCCAACGACAACCTGCTGGAGGTCCTGGGCCGCAAGCCCATTGAAGAAGCATTCCAGGCAGCTGACAACGTGCTGCGCCAGGGTGTTCAGACGATTTCCGACCTGATTGCCGTACCGGCGCTGGTCAACCTGGACTTCGCGGATGTCCGCAGCGTGATGCAGAACCAGGGCCGTGCCCTGATCGGCATCGGCATGGCCGACGGCGAAGACAAAGCCATCGTGGCAGCGGAAAAGGCCATTCAGTCTCCGCTGCTGGAGTCCAGCATCCAGGGCGCGAAGTCTGCGATCATCAACATCACAGGCGGCGACAAGGTATCCTTCTACGATGCCCAGAACGCAGTGGCTGTAATCCAGGATGCCGCAGGCGGAGATGTGGACTGCATTTTCGGTATCGCCATCAACGAGCAGCTGGGTGATTCCATCATCGTGACGGTGATTGCCACGGGATTCGATGATGCACCGGAAAAAGCCGGCGGCAAGAAGCGCCGGAGTCAGCACACAGCTGCGGAGCCGCAGCTGTTCACGAAGCCGACGATCCAGACCCCGGGCAACCCGGGTGTGGTGACGAGTGTGGAAGATGGAAATGCGGCTGGTCAGGATGATCAGATTCCGAACTTCTTCTTCAACAGATAA
- a CDS encoding penicillin-binding protein — protein MGTHRHIWSQEDVLTGKLASSIVDTTVEARRGQILDRSSTVIAQEVKAYTLVAYLDDSVRDAKGNPDYVQDAKETAKKLAEVLEGVDEKQIATILEKAMKRGQVQTELGTGTKRLTKDVMEKIEAADIPGIGFVDTTNRNYPTTPYSSNLVGFAAFDEDEQAIQGKMGLELSMEEYLSGTDGRMKYQQAVDGTILPGTTQVYQEAIDGKNVYLTIDSNLQSIVEAQLAKTMQDNNAQAAWALVMEPETGKVLAWGSYPTYDQNTHQEIPSFLDNVADKNVEVGSVMKPFTYAVAIDTGVYNGETTFRAGTFTYTQDPSTGKIIRVPNGTQTDFKPISDALGNDFGEITFDKGLWVSSNVGICELLANYINYNQYVEYLDRFGFFKATEIPFVTEATGVKNVDTAADYLSTGFGQGSSISLLQLCQAYTAIFNDGKMMRPYVVESIQDPDTGTPLKEYEPEVVGEPISAETARKVVDIMKGVTQDGNSGERFRIDGVDMALKTGTGELYNEQTGEYDKTNYTSSVIAAMPADDPKIMVYWGMVSSNITGYSAEPFQEIVKAALIANGVSGANAVQPQNPEQEEDSWDTYEMPSLVNHSRAWMDQELAGKKLNVTVLGDGQSVVNQYPGAGSKINSNSRVLVMTDSASLTMPDMSGWTRKDVTAFWALTGIGVQTSGYGKVQAQNIEPGTPIDGSSDIQVTME, from the coding sequence ATGGGGACACACAGACACATCTGGAGTCAGGAAGACGTGCTGACCGGCAAGCTGGCTTCCTCCATTGTGGACACCACCGTGGAGGCCAGACGCGGGCAGATCCTGGACCGCAGCTCCACGGTGATTGCCCAGGAAGTGAAGGCATATACCCTGGTGGCGTATCTGGACGATTCCGTCAGGGATGCCAAGGGGAATCCCGATTATGTCCAGGATGCGAAGGAAACCGCAAAGAAACTGGCCGAAGTGCTGGAGGGCGTGGACGAAAAACAGATAGCCACCATCCTGGAGAAGGCCATGAAACGCGGCCAGGTCCAGACGGAACTGGGCACCGGCACAAAGCGCCTGACCAAAGACGTGATGGAGAAGATCGAGGCGGCGGACATTCCGGGGATCGGGTTCGTGGACACCACCAACCGGAACTATCCCACGACGCCGTATTCCTCCAATCTGGTGGGGTTTGCGGCCTTCGATGAAGACGAACAGGCCATACAGGGAAAAATGGGACTGGAGCTGTCCATGGAGGAATACCTGTCCGGAACAGACGGGCGTATGAAGTACCAGCAGGCGGTGGACGGCACGATCCTGCCGGGGACCACGCAGGTCTACCAGGAAGCGATTGATGGAAAGAACGTGTATCTGACCATTGACTCGAACCTGCAGTCCATTGTGGAGGCCCAGCTGGCAAAGACCATGCAGGACAACAATGCACAGGCCGCCTGGGCACTGGTCATGGAACCGGAGACCGGAAAGGTCCTGGCCTGGGGGTCCTATCCCACATATGACCAGAACACCCACCAGGAAATCCCGTCGTTTCTGGACAACGTGGCGGACAAGAACGTCGAAGTGGGGTCTGTCATGAAGCCCTTCACGTATGCGGTGGCGATCGATACCGGCGTCTACAACGGAGAGACCACATTCCGGGCCGGCACATTCACCTATACCCAGGATCCTTCCACGGGCAAAATCATCCGTGTGCCCAACGGCACACAGACCGACTTCAAACCCATCAGCGATGCTCTGGGCAACGACTTCGGCGAGATCACCTTTGACAAAGGCCTCTGGGTCTCCTCCAATGTCGGGATCTGCGAACTGCTGGCCAACTACATCAACTACAACCAGTATGTCGAGTATCTGGACAGGTTCGGGTTCTTCAAGGCCACGGAGATTCCCTTTGTCACCGAAGCCACGGGTGTCAAAAACGTGGACACCGCTGCCGACTATCTCTCCACGGGATTCGGTCAGGGGTCGTCCATCAGCCTGCTGCAGCTGTGCCAGGCCTATACGGCGATTTTCAATGACGGCAAAATGATGCGGCCCTATGTGGTGGAATCCATTCAGGATCCGGATACCGGAACGCCACTGAAGGAATATGAACCCGAGGTGGTGGGAGAACCCATATCCGCGGAGACTGCCCGCAAGGTGGTGGACATCATGAAGGGTGTCACCCAGGACGGGAACTCCGGTGAGCGGTTCCGGATCGACGGGGTGGACATGGCTTTGAAAACCGGTACCGGCGAGCTGTATAACGAACAGACCGGGGAATACGACAAGACCAACTATACTTCTAGTGTCATCGCGGCGATGCCGGCGGATGATCCCAAGATCATGGTGTACTGGGGAATGGTGAGCAGCAACATTACGGGTTATTCAGCTGAGCCGTTTCAGGAAATCGTGAAGGCAGCGCTGATCGCCAACGGTGTCTCCGGAGCGAATGCAGTCCAGCCGCAGAACCCGGAGCAGGAAGAAGACAGCTGGGACACCTATGAGATGCCGAGTCTGGTGAATCACTCCCGGGCCTGGATGGACCAGGAGCTGGCGGGAAAGAAGCTCAATGTCACAGTGCTGGGGGATGGCCAGAGTGTGGTGAATCAGTATCCCGGTGCGGGGTCGAAAATCAACTCCAATTCCCGGGTCCTGGTCATGACGGATTCCGCGTCGCTGACGATGCCGGACATGAGCGGATGGACCCGCAAGGATGTCACGGCGTTCTGGGCACTGACGGGAATCGGGGTGCAGACTTCGGGTTATGGCAAGGTGCAGGCCCAGAACATTGAACCCGGTACGCCGATTGACGGAAGCAGCGACATTCAGGTCACGATGGAGTAA
- the rsmH gene encoding 16S rRNA (cytosine(1402)-N(4))-methyltransferase RsmH, producing the protein MEHKSVLLDETIDLLDVKPDGIYVDCTLGRGGHSSEILRRLKTGHLYAFDMDQKAIDESTPRLEAISDRFTCIHAPFDELDSVLDSFGVGKVDGILMDLGVSSPQFDDGARGFSYREDARLDMRMDQDQALSAWDVVNAYTQEDLTRILKLYGEEPFAGEIAAAIVRARQTAPVDTTFQLTDVIRQALPQAVLRKKGHPAKRTFQAIRIEVNRELAQLESVLQQGLDRLKPGGRMAVITFHSLEDRLVKNAFKEAAVPPRTDRRLPQTGEEKRQYRLLTRKPVTADLQELQDNNRAHSAKLRGIERNGEESE; encoded by the coding sequence ATGGAGCATAAAAGTGTTTTACTGGATGAGACAATCGATCTGCTCGATGTGAAGCCGGACGGCATATACGTGGACTGCACGCTGGGACGAGGGGGTCACAGCAGCGAGATCCTGCGCCGTCTGAAAACGGGGCATCTCTATGCCTTCGACATGGATCAGAAAGCAATCGACGAGAGTACACCGCGTCTTGAAGCGATCAGTGACAGATTTACGTGCATTCATGCCCCCTTTGACGAACTGGATTCCGTGCTGGATTCTTTCGGCGTCGGGAAAGTGGACGGCATCCTGATGGATCTCGGGGTGTCGAGCCCGCAGTTTGATGACGGGGCCCGCGGGTTTTCCTACCGGGAAGATGCACGTCTGGATATGCGCATGGACCAGGACCAGGCACTTTCCGCCTGGGATGTGGTCAATGCCTATACACAAGAGGACCTGACCAGGATCCTGAAACTCTACGGCGAGGAACCCTTTGCGGGAGAAATCGCCGCCGCCATTGTGCGGGCACGCCAAACCGCGCCGGTGGACACGACGTTTCAGCTGACGGATGTCATCCGCCAGGCATTGCCGCAGGCTGTTCTGCGAAAGAAGGGCCATCCGGCAAAACGGACATTTCAGGCGATCCGGATCGAAGTCAACCGGGAACTGGCACAGCTGGAGAGTGTCCTGCAGCAGGGACTTGACCGGCTGAAGCCCGGTGGCCGCATGGCTGTCATCACGTTCCACTCACTCGAAGACCGTCTGGTGAAAAACGCCTTCAAAGAAGCGGCCGTACCGCCAAGGACCGACCGCAGACTGCCGCAGACAGGGGAAGAAAAACGGCAATATCGACTGCTTACACGCAAACCGGTCACTGCAGACCTGCAGGAGCTGCAGGACAACAACCGGGCGCACAGTGCAAAATTAAGGGGAATAGAAAGAAATGGCGAGGAATCGGAGTAA
- the mraZ gene encoding division/cell wall cluster transcriptional repressor MraZ, with protein MFMGEFAHNIDRKGRLIMPAKFREDLGETVVVNRGLDGCLYVYTMAQWQVVYEKLKTLPSTNKDARMYQRMMLSKAAECDLDGQGRILIPAGLVQLAGLEKECVIIGVANHIEIWAKDRWEKVEDVEEASFEEAAERLSGLMEM; from the coding sequence GTGTTCATGGGGGAATTCGCGCACAACATCGATCGTAAGGGGCGATTGATCATGCCCGCGAAGTTCCGTGAAGACCTTGGAGAGACCGTCGTGGTGAACCGTGGACTGGATGGCTGCTTGTATGTCTATACGATGGCCCAGTGGCAGGTCGTATATGAGAAACTGAAAACTTTGCCCTCAACGAACAAGGACGCCCGCATGTATCAGCGGATGATGCTGTCCAAAGCCGCCGAATGCGACCTGGACGGACAGGGAAGAATTCTGATTCCCGCCGGCCTGGTTCAGCTTGCCGGTCTGGAGAAGGAGTGCGTCATCATTGGCGTCGCCAATCATATCGAGATCTGGGCAAAAGACCGCTGGGAGAAAGTGGAAGATGTGGAAGAGGCTTCCTTCGAGGAAGCGGCCGAGCGTCTTTCAGGCCTGATGGAAATGTGA
- a CDS encoding L-lactate permease, translating to MNTGLLFVLGLCPILWLILALLVLKWPTWKAAVGSALLAAIEAMLVWKLPALDTGSAALEGIMMALWPIVVVIIAAVFTYNLCVKTGAMETIKGMLASVTSDRRLLVLLIAWCFGGFMEGMAGFGTAIAIPAGMLAAMGFDPIFSCLVCLLANGFPTPWGSIGIPTTTLANLVGLENTHLSFVESLQCAPFMLAVPFIMMMLAGGKGMKSLKGIGFITLMSGVCFVIPQLIVSWFVGADLAVVVGAVCSMAVTIVLAMKKKTPPEYEMEVKTEKSLTLDKALRAWSPFIMIFILLLGTSKLVAPVNSWLAQFSSAVSVYTGADPNTISFVWINTPGVWIFLSAIVGGLIQHASWEDFRSVFVATVKQMTPTIITMCSVLATAKIMSYSGMIGDIAAFCIAVTGSFYTIFAPWLGCLGCFVTGSGTSSGLLFGQVQMDAATALNMDPFWVVGLNMLGVGVGKMLSPQSIAIALSAVGRTGRDSELLKKVLPYGAVLLVLTSLVGYFGSILL from the coding sequence ATGAATACTGGACTGCTGTTTGTGCTGGGGCTCTGCCCCATTCTCTGGCTCATCCTCGCCCTGCTCGTGCTGAAATGGCCCACCTGGAAAGCGGCCGTGGGTTCGGCCCTGCTGGCGGCAATCGAAGCCATGCTGGTCTGGAAGCTTCCGGCGCTGGATACCGGATCCGCCGCCCTGGAGGGCATCATGATGGCCCTCTGGCCCATCGTGGTGGTGATCATTGCCGCGGTCTTTACCTATAACTTATGTGTAAAGACCGGTGCCATGGAAACCATCAAGGGAATGCTCGCGTCCGTGACCAGTGACAGGCGCCTGCTGGTGCTTCTCATTGCCTGGTGCTTTGGCGGCTTCATGGAAGGCATGGCCGGATTCGGCACCGCCATTGCCATTCCTGCGGGCATGCTCGCCGCCATGGGATTCGACCCCATTTTTTCGTGTCTTGTCTGCCTGCTTGCCAACGGATTCCCCACGCCCTGGGGCTCCATCGGCATTCCGACCACGACACTTGCCAACCTGGTGGGACTGGAAAACACCCACCTGTCCTTCGTGGAAAGCCTCCAGTGTGCACCCTTCATGCTGGCCGTGCCCTTCATCATGATGATGCTCGCCGGCGGAAAGGGCATGAAGTCCCTGAAGGGGATCGGATTCATCACCCTGATGTCCGGTGTCTGCTTTGTGATCCCGCAGCTGATCGTGTCCTGGTTTGTCGGGGCGGACCTGGCTGTGGTGGTCGGAGCGGTGTGTTCCATGGCCGTTACGATTGTGCTGGCCATGAAAAAGAAGACACCGCCGGAGTATGAAATGGAAGTGAAGACGGAGAAAAGCCTGACGCTGGACAAGGCGCTGCGTGCCTGGAGTCCGTTCATCATGATTTTCATCCTGCTGCTGGGCACTTCCAAGCTCGTGGCCCCGGTCAACAGCTGGCTGGCGCAGTTCTCCTCCGCCGTGTCGGTCTACACCGGTGCAGATCCCAACACCATCAGCTTTGTCTGGATCAACACCCCCGGTGTATGGATCTTTCTGTCGGCCATAGTCGGCGGTCTGATCCAGCACGCATCCTGGGAGGACTTCCGGTCCGTGTTTGTGGCCACTGTCAAACAGATGACCCCGACAATCATCACCATGTGCAGCGTGCTGGCCACCGCCAAGATCATGTCCTATTCCGGCATGATTGGGGACATCGCAGCGTTCTGCATTGCTGTCACCGGTTCCTTCTATACCATCTTCGCTCCGTGGCTCGGGTGCCTGGGCTGCTTTGTCACGGGATCTGGCACGAGCTCCGGCCTGCTCTTCGGCCAGGTGCAGATGGATGCCGCAACTGCCCTGAACATGGATCCGTTCTGGGTCGTGGGCCTCAACATGCTGGGTGTCGGCGTGGGCAAGATGCTGTCCCCGCAAAGCATTGCCATTGCCCTGTCAGCCGTCGGCCGCACGGGCAGAGATTCGGAGCTGCTGAAAAAGGTGCTGCCCTATGGGGCAGTGCTGCTGGTGTTGACAAGCCTGGTGGGATACTTCGGCAGCATCCTGCTGTAA
- a CDS encoding chromate transporter, with protein MIYWELFWTFAKIGAFTFGGGYAMLPMIQAEVVSKKHWATDDDILDYFAVGQCTPGVIAVNTASFVGYYRKGIPGCIAATLGVIFPSLVIILVIAALLSSFASIPLVQHALGGIRIAVAVLIVQAVYKMGKAGITNGFGWIVALAAFAIAGFTSVPTIVIVMLAAAAGVLWQLHITRKGVQS; from the coding sequence ATGATTTACTGGGAACTGTTCTGGACGTTCGCCAAAATCGGCGCCTTCACCTTCGGCGGAGGGTATGCCATGCTGCCGATGATCCAGGCCGAGGTGGTGAGCAAAAAACACTGGGCGACGGATGACGACATCCTGGACTACTTCGCAGTGGGGCAGTGCACGCCGGGGGTCATTGCGGTGAACACCGCCAGTTTCGTGGGCTATTACCGCAAGGGCATCCCCGGGTGCATCGCCGCAACCCTGGGTGTGATTTTCCCGAGTCTGGTGATCATTCTGGTCATTGCGGCGCTGTTGTCCAGCTTTGCCTCGATTCCTCTCGTGCAGCATGCCCTGGGCGGGATCCGCATTGCAGTGGCGGTGCTGATCGTGCAGGCGGTCTACAAAATGGGAAAAGCCGGGATCACAAACGGTTTCGGCTGGATCGTTGCCCTGGCGGCGTTTGCCATCGCTGGATTTACGTCTGTGCCGACGATCGTCATCGTGATGCTGGCAGCAGCAGCCGGGGTGCTGTGGCAGCTGCATATCACCCGGAAGGGAGTGCAGTCATGA
- a CDS encoding chromate transporter: protein MSWKLLLTLFFEFFKTGLFAVGGGLATIPFLQEMMNKYHWFSTSDLMNMIAVSESTPGPIGVNMATYVGYHVTGGHILGAVTTTIGLVMPSVIIICIIAKFLQKFRTNHWVNDVFSGLRPAVTGLIAATGISVLQAALMPGSGLDWIRVAVFVAAGAFVLYFKKLHPIVLISLCTVAGIVLQL, encoded by the coding sequence ATGAGCTGGAAACTGCTGCTGACACTGTTCTTCGAATTCTTCAAGACCGGGTTGTTTGCCGTCGGCGGAGGCCTGGCGACGATTCCGTTCCTGCAGGAGATGATGAACAAATATCACTGGTTCAGCACATCGGATCTCATGAACATGATTGCTGTCAGCGAGTCCACCCCGGGTCCCATCGGTGTGAACATGGCCACTTATGTGGGCTACCATGTCACAGGCGGCCACATTCTGGGGGCGGTGACCACGACCATCGGACTGGTGATGCCGTCGGTGATCATCATCTGCATCATTGCGAAGTTCCTGCAGAAGTTCCGCACCAATCACTGGGTGAACGATGTGTTCTCGGGACTGCGGCCGGCGGTGACGGGACTGATTGCGGCGACCGGGATTTCGGTGCTTCAGGCGGCGCTGATGCCGGGATCCGGTCTCGACTGGATCCGGGTGGCGGTGTTTGTGGCTGCAGGCGCCTTTGTCCTGTACTTCAAAAAGCTGCATCCCATTGTGCTGATCTCGCTTTGCACGGTGGCGGGCATCGTGCTGCAGCTTTAG